The following coding sequences lie in one Pseudomonadota bacterium genomic window:
- a CDS encoding PilZ domain-containing protein, producing MISKRKELRSYVRTALSYAVNYEIISPEEYNFLSKKSDSLKNSDRKKLKITHMLSDNNNKVDFDSKIDGYDDFLVEFLVKMDEKLDCILSMLLSNEAQSKTLNPAFINSGIGNNISASGISILTFEPANKGQIIHVNINLCKLPPVFIDTYGEIIRATSIIKNNKQMYDLGINFIDIAEKEREKIVAYVFSKQREALRTEKQNHARSEQPTA from the coding sequence ATGATTTCGAAAAGAAAAGAATTACGCTCGTATGTGAGAACAGCTTTATCATATGCTGTCAACTATGAAATTATTTCTCCCGAAGAATACAATTTTCTTAGCAAAAAGTCCGATTCACTTAAAAACAGTGATAGAAAAAAATTAAAGATAACCCATATGCTTTCCGATAATAATAACAAGGTAGATTTTGATTCCAAGATTGATGGATATGATGATTTTCTGGTAGAATTTCTTGTTAAAATGGATGAAAAACTGGACTGTATTTTATCTATGCTATTATCAAATGAAGCCCAATCCAAAACATTAAATCCGGCATTTATAAATTCTGGGATTGGGAATAATATTAGCGCATCAGGCATCAGCATACTAACATTTGAACCGGCAAATAAAGGCCAGATTATTCATGTGAATATAAATTTATGCAAATTACCTCCGGTGTTTATTGACACATACGGGGAAATCATACGGGCAACCAGTATAATTAAAAACAACAAACAAATGTATGATTTAGGCATAAACTTTATTGATATTGCCGAAAAAGAAAGGGAAAAAATTGTAGCCTACGTATTCAGTAAGCAAAGAGAAGCACTTCGAACCGAAAAGCAAAACCATGCCCGGAGCGAACAACCAACGGCTTAG